gttgtaaaacggccgatgtgggcccggtcttcgtaaaactaattttattaatgggacgtgttagttctacatatattaatgtatggttaaaagcgttttgtctaaatacgtcgggaagtggtcaaacattttcgcatttcatgactttttggacaggccagtttagcGCGCcggcaaaaaaaaaattaattgatatttccgcgtgatcgtttgtattacgggttgggatgttacatttTTCGGTAAAGAGGTTGTGTTAAAGGAAACGAAATGGATGACTAAAGACAATCAAATTGACTGTGGTATTTTTGCTATGAGACACATGGAATGCAACAGAGGAGAAGAGAAGTGGTATTGTGGATTAGTGGATGAATCAAATTTTCAGAAAAAGCAGCTTACGAGCCTGAGATCGCATTATGCACTTAAGATTTTGACACACGATTTGAATGAACTAAAATCAAAGTTTTTGCAGAAAATGAAGAGTTATGAAGAAACAACAAGTGATAAAATCAAGAAGCAGACTGTGGACAAGGCGAAGGCACAAGCACTGAACAAGATTGATAAATGGCATAAGAGAAAATAGAATGTATTCTATTTCATCATTAGTATGTAAAACAATTTATATTTTGAATTTTGTGTTAACCGTATTGTGAATCATTTAGCATGATATATTAACggtattttgtaaatcgtttaacCTGCGTATTATAAGATATTATATTGATGTTACTTAGTTAATATGGTTCACATTAATATTTTACTAGTTACACGCTTTGTTATATGTAAAGTAAATTGCACCAGTTGGTTATTATATACATTAATCGTTTTCTACTTAGCGATTTTGTAATCGTTGACTGAATTACACTAATTGATGCATACAGTATACACATTTGATGTTAAATAAGATGAAACTAACTACCATATTGATTAAAAAGTCCAAGGCTAAGTAACATTACATGCATTGAATATTATGTACTAAGTAAACTTAATACATAATAACATTACATACATTGAATATTATGCATTAAGTAAACTTAATACATACTAACATTACATACATTGAATATTGTGTATTAAGTAAACTTAATACATGCTAACATTACATACATTGCATATTATGTTTTAAGCATGAATTGAACATTAAGTATTAAGCATGATGACATAATAACTGTTGGTATAAGTAAACATATGAGATGCAATAATACTCGATCTAAAACATAAACACATTTGAGTCTGAAAAACTTAAAACATTCAATGTAAGTAATGGTATGATCTTTAATAACACGTAGTCTAAAACATGTAAAAATTAAGGATAAAAAAACAATAAACAATCAATCTTGAGATTCACCAACTTCTTCATGTTGTTCATCCATCGCGTCATAGTCTTCGTCATCTTCATCAACAAGCTTCATCTTTTGTTTACCAGCATTTCTTTTGTCACAACTTCTCCTATTATGACCAAGAATACCACATTTTTTGCATGCCCTCTGCTTCTTACCATTTCTCTCAACAGTAGGTAAGTATCTCTTGTTACTACTCTCACCTTTGTTACTTCTCTCACCTTTGTTACGCACGCCCTTTGGACCATGAACATTAGCAAGAGCATGCCTAGGGAAACCATACAACTGCTCAATTGTAGCAAATCTAGAAGGCGCTGTATCATCATTCGTATTAAAAAATTCACTAATAAACACATCAAACTTGTCTCTTAACAGCTCAAGTTTTTCAGTATCATCCTTCAAGAAAAAGAGTGCTTTTCTAAATTTATTGAGCAGCTCTTTCTTAACCCTATAAGATGCAACAAATGGATTTAACTCAGAAGCTATGGAATTGAATACTTCAGACGCTCCCTTTGACCATCTCTTCAGAATATATCGATCAGGAATAGCATGAACTTCATTtatataataaacaacgaaaacatgAC
The window above is part of the Rutidosis leptorrhynchoides isolate AG116_Rl617_1_P2 chromosome 1, CSIRO_AGI_Rlap_v1, whole genome shotgun sequence genome. Proteins encoded here:
- the LOC139854374 gene encoding protein FAR1-RELATED SEQUENCE 5-like encodes the protein MRVPCFFMDTPMNALMRSSSLSESENAFFSKCKNRCSTLVDFYSRFEATKERQRHTNRLLEYKMENKLVKLATTRRIEKHARDIYTPSVFLLIQDEICRSSSSFYQTNSRVEGDKLICVIQEKFPEPRPKWDYDVEFNEKTFECDCSCLLFVREGRLCRHVFVVYYINEVHAIPDRYILKRWSKGASEVFNSIASELNPFVASYRVKKELLNKFRKALFFLKDDTEKLELLRDKFDVFISEFFNTNDDTAPSRFATIEQLYGFPRHALANVHGPKGVRNKGERSNKGESSNKRYLPTVERNGKKQRACKKCGILGHNRRSCDKRNAGKQKMKLVDEDDEDYDAMDEQHEEVGESQD